TAATTCTTTTAACTGATCccttctttttggaaatttttcgaaggtcatctttcgaccCGCGTGTCTCCCGAAAAAATCATTATAAatttgaatgtgatacatattctgatagagcgaCTCTTCTACTAATCAGTCTGAGAGTTTCATCCATGTCTGCAGAACCGTTCGTTTTTGTAATTCTTTTAACTGATCccttctttttggaaatttttcgaaggtcatctttcgaccCGCGTGTCTCCCGAAAAAATCATTATAAatttgaatgtgatacatattctgatagagcgaCTCTTCTACTAATCAGTCTGAGAGTTTCATCCATGTCTGCAGAACCGTTCGTTTTTGTAATTCTTTTAACTGATCccttctttttggaaatttttcgaaggtcatctttcgacccgcgtatctcccagaataATCATCGTACAGCTctaagtgatacatattctaaaagagctcAGAATTTAAGGAACGTATTCTCAACGTTCAACTCAATTCATTAGACTCCCCTACTGACGTCTAAAGTTCGACATCCTACCCAGCTCCATTATAGCTCAAATCGCGCATTTTTACCCGGTCATGCCTCCCAGAAATTCCCGGAAAACgggacacacacacacacgtcTTCCTCCTCCTcgtaaataaataaacaacgtGTACCCCGGGAAAAAAGCGCACTTCAGCGACGTGCGACCCGGAGAAGGAAGAATCAATACGGAAACGGCTAGGAGGGATATTCAAATTGGGAAATGGGAAAAAATCCCATCGTTTGTTATTACGGGGAGCTTTCGGGTATCGGGCGTCATGCGGCGGCAACGCGAGCTGTCAAACGGGCAGACTGTGTACACTTTTCGCCATTGGCTCGGCTCGGTACCCGGATCGGCGGCGTCTATAGCGTCGCGGCGCGATTTGATGGAGTTTTGCGACACGTTTGATTCCGCTTTTGTAACGGTAACCTCCTCGGAACAGGGCCGTATCGGCAGTTTTGAGACGCGAATATCCGTCGacgataataataatgaaatatctttgaaacgtcacattttgaaataaccatttcaaccgtttcccaaaaaaattattctgagtacttggaaatgataaaaaaattgggtattcaaaatttgaagcgtttcgtttcgattgcacaagttggcaacatcgactgaaatatgccttgataattaAGGACAACAAACACATTATCTTgttgagatagacaaagatggctgtctatgaagtctgcgacgagcgaggaaggtcgtaaaattttatgggatttttatggccggttgctgttgaggctcgccagtaagtaaatcaacagctgtgattttataaacaagctgatcggacattgttcttttcattgtctagtagaacctgttgccaaatcgtaaactctaaaCTCTTAAATTTtataacctcatatttgaagaaagattttgaatagtttccgcgttgaatttgaaaaaaatcatgaatgaaactcataattattcagtttaaacttgcatatgcagtgataacccaatttgaggagaatttcccatTGTCCGTTTTTGATGAGGGCCGGCCTGCCGGGCCAGACTGGCGAGCGCTTCAAGTTATAGTACTATACAGGCTGTATtagaaggtgaggctttttttcaatagaaggtagaactggtcaaaatgaagcgtttcaccaaaaatcacccattcaaaactttcaaaatgacgaagttgaaaaaaaatttaaaatgattgctgaaatagatcctaatacgactgTTTGTTAGATGAATTATAgaaaagcagtggaaaaaacatatctcctaattcgaccatgtggtttcgtttgggatattggctcgttcgatatttacgtggtaatgaaaatggaaacttaggattaccgaattgttctcatcattttttagtaacttacacgattttatgaaatggctcatttcgataacaactgacagaagagactcaggacacaagtgtaaaaaatagaatgaaatctcaccaataaaattcgtctaaattattcacgaattttttcacaatgggcatcacaatcttcttgttcgaacattccaacaatcgtcgttaaaatgggatgaaatggggaaacatcatagcactttttcaacacaactaacataagcactttcaagaaactgcctcgattttcaacatatttttttcaccctaaattgcaccaTACAACAATAATGATTCtcccaaaagtgacctgatgcatctaacccgatgaacttggtactgaaccattcatcgcccagccatatgtttatgttttgttccacagtcccgtacttggaattcaatgaaatttcgtcgaacttctaggggttgtatctcagccatcttggatattttatgtagacaatttttggttaaccGACTTATTTtcatgagttctaccttctgtcacctttgaaaacaccctgtataacacgCAGTTAACTACAAGTTGAACTGTACTACGTCACCGACCATATAAGGTCGGCCAGCCTACCTCGCTATGGTTTTAGTTTTAGTTTTCACAGTTTCTTGTTGTCTATTCCAAGATATTGTGTTATTAAATTGGTAGTTTATTATCAAATATTATGtttattttagaaaagagcgtatttGAACCGTTTGAAAGTAGTTTAGTCTTCGACCACAAGTGaactttcatttaaaattgTGTTATTCATGTATATCTAACGATCTATTCATTTGTTTCAGTATTACGAAATGTCCTATGGCCTTAATGTAGAAATGCACAAACAGGTAAGTGCTTTAAACACATACGTAACCACCTTAAACATGTTTTCATGAATATGATCAATTCCTTCATTGGCATTTTTGCCCTCAACTGTGAATTTCCGATGAATCTACCTAAGTTTCCTCAAACAATATTCTACATTGAACAAAATGTTCAATAGAACGACTTCATTCACGTTAATTCAACCTCGTCAAAGCAATTTTTCGCAGTTTACGAGTGGGTTGATGTTGTAAAAGGATACTTTGTGACAACTATTGCAATTCAACGATTAATACCACCGTTTCAATGATAGGCAAACGACGTATAATGGTCGATAATATCCGATCATAACATCGCGTTTGCTGGCAATTCTTACCGACCCAGAATGTTGGGTTACCTAAGAACTAAGTAAGGCACAACCTCAGTGACATGCCACTTTGATATGAGTGCCGTCAGATGACCAATATTACGTTTCATCACGTATAAACTTCAATCAATCTCAGAAACGTTCCAATTCTTCCCATTTCTCTTTCCAGACTGAAATAGCAAAACGCTTAAACGCAATCATCGCCCAAGTGCTGCCATTCCTGGCCCAAGAACACCAGCAATCGGTTGCGAGCGCAGTTGAGAGGGCCAAGCAAGTAACGATGACAGAACTGAATGCAATCATCGGGGTAAGTGAAGTAGAAGAATGCCATTTCCTCATTTGATCTTGCTTAGGCTGAATCGGACTACGATCGCTTAGATTTTCAGTTGAAATTGATTTATCGTTCTGTTTGTAAGTTGGGAGTTAGTGGGGTAGTTATTCTCTAGATCTATTCTTTTTATCAAAGTAATCTATGAACCCatgttgaaataatgaaaatcataaaaaataccGAAAAAAAAGGACAAGAAAGATGTTAACCATATTCAGAGTATTTAGTACTGCGAACAAGCGTTCAAATTCAATAATTCTCACACCCTTAGTAGGAGGGCACACccaagtagcgtagcactgaccaCTGACATgacacatacatgacaaaggcgattcataattttcagatatcgcacatctgagtgaaatTTCAGTTATTATTTTGTCATGTATGGTCAGTGTTATGCTGCTTTGGCCCACCCTTAGGTCTAAATTGTTTTCCATAGAAGCGTAATTTCCCCATTCCGTAGAGCTTTTAGTGCATGTACCCGATCTATTTCCAGTTGTTGTTGTTTAGATGTAAGCCAGAAAAGTGAGAGATgtgaaaagtgaaaatatttACCCAATCGTTTATGTTCCACTCAACCTGGTTATGAATATTAGTACACATTTCATATCTCTGACTGTTTGTTTTCCTCTTCACATCAAGGTGTGGGTTGTTTTATGGTTTTAATTTGTGTTGTTGTTCCAGCAACAGCAACAACAAGGTCTTCAACAATTGCTTGTAAGTAGATCTGTTAGTGATATTTAGAAGTATCGTAGTCTATCCTTCAAAATAATGAGCTATTATTGGGGAAAAAACACCCCTATATGCTCAGCGACATTATAATGTTGACATACAGAAGAAATAGTTCCTCTTACTCCTCTACAAGTTGTTTTGTAGGTGAGTCTTTCTTTCAACAAGATCTGAATGAAGAGTTTTTTCAAAACATTTATGGGATTCAACCAAAAGCCTTTTGATGATATCGTATTCAAGTtgagggggtgatttttggtaaGACGAtcaattttgatgagttctacctctTGTCATGAAAGAAAGACTTATTTAAATACAGCCTGTATTTAAAGCATGTTATAGTAAAATGTCAACTTTTAATCTTTCAATTCTTCGCTGAAACAGACTTCATCTCTCATTCTTTGCGATGAGAGCTGACTGGTACAAGTCATTTCTGTCTAGTATCACTGTTGAGAGTAATAAAATACCAGAACTGACTTAGCGACCTTGACAGGGGTAGAATTTTAGCCTTTTTCGGGGAATTGGTGTCTGTAGAAAACGACCAGATCGACAAAACCCTATAACCCAACTTTTCTCAGCAACAGATACACGCCCAGCAGCTACCACATGGCGCTCACGGTCCAGCGTTACCAATGGGGCCTCATCCAGGACTACCGGGCATGGGTCCCGCCGGCCTACTAGGATTTGGCGGTGCAGCAGCGCTTGGAGCCAATGTTCCCTCTCTACCCGGAGTGCCTCATAGCTCGTCGTTAGGAGCTGGAGCCCATCCTCTGCTCAAGCCTTCCGACCTACACGCCAGAGACGGGGTGGACAAGAGGCCCAGTTCGAACAACACCGAGGATAGACTGGTAAGGATTCATGGCAGCCTCAAATTGTGGTAGAGGTGATTGTGCTTGCCACCCTGCGATTGTTATTTGAATTACTTGCATGATTGTTCATTTCTTGTTGCTTCAATAAGGACATTATGATTTCAACCTTAAGGCTTTCCcaatcctctccagaggaacattcacttatcccagatatcaaagGGATTAAGCTTTCTTGGAGCCCTTTCCTGTTCTTCGGGCTCATTGTTGTTGGAATTGTCTTGTTATCTTTCAACTGTATCCTCGTTGTTTCCCGAGATTTTCATATTTCGAAATCTTTTcaatgtgcctatctagaagatagACCTTTTAAGTGGGTATTTcattgccaattcttggtgttaAATCTTGACAACAGTATCATGTCTATTCTAGTACCCGTTAACTTCTGGCATCCACCGTTGATGTACTAGATGGTTTCATGATTTtaacagccataacgacagctatcgtccgccacagaggcatccttggcgatataatTCCTTGATCCTGCATGGCAATGATGAAGCCTTCTGTCTCAGGAACacagccttgttcaggaaatattctcgaagtTCTTCAATCTCCTGAGACATACGGTTGGatgaatcaacaattcctcgacCTTCAAGATGCCTGGGCAACTCTGTTCGTTCTGTTTACCTTCTAGTTTAAGATGTTTCGTTAgcatatttttctctgtagggctgctaaatcggttatgatccaagagatgatacccaACGAGTAGCACAGTGCTGAGCGAGCATAGGTATTGATCGCtttgatcagattcttgctgttaaggctaGTTTTCATTATCATCCTTAATCTTCGATTGTACTCTCTCATCTATTATACcttcatctggctctgtttGATCCCTGAATATGTACATTTGTACTAGTTGGTCAGGAGATCAAGTTCTTAATCATTCTAACGagcttttttttcagaattccgTATCACCCGCAGAAAGAGAGAAATATAGACCAAGGTCGTCGCCTGATCCAGAACAAGATGTAAAAAGAAGGAGAGAAGAGAAATTAGGACATGTAAGTTTCAATCGATATTCAAACTGCTCGTACAAactggaaaatttcaaaatttatccTCAATACAAAGTGACCTCCACATGCCTAAATAACTTCTTGGCGTCTTCTTCCCACGCTCCTTTCCAAGTTAGGAAAAATCCTGATCAGTTTGTTGCCAAAGCTGTGGAAGAAGATCTTGGAGCTGTTGAAATCTTTTTGACAGTGATCTGTGCATGTTCTAATTGGTCCCAAGTGAACTCGATTGGATTTTAGTGAGGGGATCTTGGATGTAGATTATCTAAAACCCTGGTTTCTTAAGCTATAATTACCTGGTGAGCTCCATTTGGCTATGCATTATCATTCACGTAAAATTGTGGGACAACCCCATTGATTCTTCATCAATTATTCATGGTTCTTGGAAAATTTTCCTGAAGCCAGATTATCTGTTACCAATCCACGAGCTCCTCCCATCAATTCAGAATGAGAAAGTCTCCTCTGCAGTCTCCAGTTTGCAACCAGAATGAGCAGCATGAAGCGTAATGCCTCCCCAGTGATAAACCAACATTCTCCGTAATTTATCAAGTGCTATTTAGCTCTCGACCACCGAACTAAAACGATTGGCAATGAAATGGATTCATAGATTGAATTAGTGAGTGTACGTTCAAGATCTCACTTATTTCTGACCATCCTCTGAGACGCGAAAAGAATTCTTCGACCCTTACTAATCACAGCCTCTGTTTAGTGAGGTTACATTCCATTGTGACCTTGAGGTCTATCGTGTCTCACATAAGAACTATCCTCCATCTAGATCTGGTCCTCCAGCTCCAGAGTTTCAATGAACTCCAGTCCCAGGGCTTCAAGGAGGCCTGATTCCTTTCGAATTGTGAGGTCATGTCAAAAAGTGAGGAAGAACTCTCTTTGATATACTACTTTCTTCTTATAATTCTCACGTCCAAGACATTCCTAGCGCAAGCTTGCAATGGTGAGGCATTCTGTAACCTCAATGACCAGTGGCCACAATAGTGGCTTTACAGAAACCCTTGATGTAAGGGATATTCCTCCAATAGAGACCTAGTGAAGGATCCAACAGGCTCGAGAGCTGAATCTGATAGATACGGCCCTGGCCTCCCTGGGGAGACGGAGGGGGTGGTTTGTTGTTCACCCCGTCGATGACAAAGTGTCGGCCATGTTTCGCGCGGGATCCCTAACTGATACGGATGAAGTTTAGGGGTTATAAATAAACGACAGTTTTCTCCCTGAGGTGGATGCGCCCCGGACCGGGGTTGCCAATCCCTGGCAGACGCATTATTGCATTATTTTACGAGAGATTTCGGAAATTGAATTATGGGGGGGGGGGTTCAAGCCGAACCCGACTAGAGATGGCGTTATTGTCGGTTCGAGGGATAATAGAGACAGATCTGGATATGGCTTTCGGTTGAGTTTCTTGATGGGGTTGGTCCTGTACTCAACCGCTTCGCCCAATTAAGTTGGTCTCGACGCCTTCGTCTCTGCCGTTCCGATCACGTGGAAACAGTGGCGTACGTCGACAGAACTTCACGTCATCTCCAATAGAAGTCCGATTTCCCTCGCCTCTTGGGAAGAAACAAAACAGCAAGTGTCTGCACTGCGCCCTGTATTCATTATATGATGGAACACCTTCGAGAAAAAAAACATAGAATCAAGTATTATAGATACAACAACATTTTCTTGATTGAAAGAACAATTAATTTAGAGAAAGGAAAGCATAGTGACACTAGAAGTCCTTTAGCAAATTCAAAAAGAGAGGTTTCTACGTGAAAAATTGAGAGAGTAAATCATGAATCAGTTAATACAGTTCTCGAATAGAGACTGACTTCACTCCTCAGCCATTTCTCTTACATTCTGAACCACAAATAGGTGAATGGAGTGAGATATTGAACAGCGATATCTTCATATCGCGTTTAGCGTTTTCCAATAACTTCTCTATCGGCTGTTTACAATAAGACAGTTCTGTGAACAACCTGTAATCAACCCTACACGATTATTTTTTACTTTCACCCAAAAAGTGCCCCAACTTGGGGTTCAAAAGAACGTTCCATTTCCTTGAACAAACCAATACACCTTCTGATACcagaaaatgaatatttcaaacaatCACGTTAATGTTCCTAAGTAAAATCAAATAATGGTTACCATATTGAACCTCATTCTCAACTTAATGATTCATCGTGAATTATTTAGGTATATTTGTTCGGTTATTCCATTCCTTTTAGGTCAATAAGGGGTGGTATTTTCGTAGTGAATcagaaaactttttcattccccTCAAATTACATAGGTTGATTGATACTCGATCAATCCCTCTGTAATCACTGTGTGGTTATGAAACTCATCATGAAGTTTCATCCATAAGTTGTTAAAAAACTCATTGGAATGGAAATCATGTGATTTAATTTCCAGTTTAATGATTTTTGCCCTGAGTTAATATATTGCAATTGTATTTTGAAGTCAGATAaccgaaaattgaaaaactttttattttcagGAAAGCGATGGAGAAAAAAGTGATCAAGACTTAGTAGTGGACGTTGCTAATGAGGTAAATAATCAAACAAATTATTATCGAGCATACATGTAGGTAGTGGTTAATTTTTGGTAGTTATTCTTTATTACCGTTATAGTAGGCCACTAACCCCATGATACTACCTTCGAGAAAATTCTGTAATATTCTATAGTTGCTTTTCTATATAATTCCAAAAACTGCTCGCAAGAttatataaattatataaaGGTGATTTCGAACATCTcataaacagtgtcagatatctgaaagtttgatAAAAAATTAGGGGATTTCCTAGACAAACAGCCTAGCCTTGTcccaaaaattatttcttggtCTATTCAGAAAGGCAAAACGCCACTCGTCACTGATTcacgaatatttcatatgatTTTTCATTCGCGAGCCTAGACACCTACCAACTTTGCCCTATTGATAATACTCCTCTAAGCTGTGGTACCAACGTAAACATTCCACACTTAAATTTGAAATCTCCCGGATAGCATACACTATTTCTGACGCACCTATTAGTAAATGCCATTTCAAGCATAACCACACATCCTTTGCCTCAGAACTCACTTAAAAAATCCAATTTCACCGTATTTCCTAGCGCGATTTGTAGGTTATGTGCACTATCAAGCAGTGATACCACCATAACCGGCTTTCATTCATTCTCGACAAGATCGGTTCACCGAAATGAACGTAAAATACAAAGGTTCGCATATTCCTCATCCAGAATGACCAACCTTTCAGGAAACCTCGCCTCACACAAATGGTGACCACGCAGCCCTTAGTAATTCTGCGTCAGATATAAGAGAAAACGGCAGCACCAATGGAGATAAAGTTAAAATCGAAAGACCGCCAAGTAGAAGTGGATCTTCTTCTTCAAGGAGCACTCCTTCTCTCAAAGTCAAAGATGTAAGTAATGGGCTGCATGGAGTGTGTATGTGTGGTACATTTGGAGGAGAGTTTATATACAGTTATCTTGGGCAATAACACTGTCACTCACTACTTTCTACTTCCTTCTTCTACTTCTATACGGTTTATCTCACGTACGACAAGTTCATTGAAGAACACGCATGAATAAATCAATCAATAACCATTTCACTACATCCTAACACTTATGAACTCACAAGAAAAAGTCCAGTGGTGTAAAAACTGCAAATCTTCTGGGCCATTCAACAGTACTGCTTCAAGTATAATTCAATAACGCCATTTTTGGATCAAAATGTGGTGACACGTAATGGCCATCAAGATCCCTGGATTCAAAACCATTGGGCTTTTTCTCAGGTCATTTGGAAAGTGTTGTCCTTCGCCGAAGAATTATCGTAGCTTGTTGAAAAACGATTTTATCAGTGTTTGGAAGTGAATGGCATGGAATTTTAACATCTTATTGATTGTGGGGATGTCATAACCTCCCAGACTATGTACTGGATTTTTCTGGGTACCAATTTGGATGCAGTACCTTCAGCTGACTCAGGAATTTTGAATGAGTCTACGTCTCGCTCCAAAATcaatcatcagaagtgtcagatAAGCCTCTGAACACAAAAGCTATATTCATTTTGACGAGACATGACAGCAGATATCTTTACATATCTTATTAGCTCCATTAGGAACATTATCCTGATCTGAAAATGTTTTCGAGCAATGGTACTGACGTTACGATGCAGGCCTGATAAAAATATCGTTCGATACACAATACAAGTGCCTTCCAAGCCCTGCAAGCACTTGgttcattgaaaattattagGAAATTGTTAGAAATGTAAAAAGTAGCTTTGCCCATAATGTAGGTGGAGGGTTCTCCAAAAAGgactatatttttgaaatgtcgTGGCAGCCCTATTTTGACTGCTAGAAACGTCAAACTGTCAATTTGACAGCTTTCGATCACTCTTTGTGAGTATGGGGCGTTTCTGATTGACGTCATATTGAGGGGCAAACAAACCATCTGTGATCTGAAACCTTTTTATTTGTACAGTTTCAAATCACCACTTAGGGATAAATAATAACCACTGAACGATTAGAATATCGACAAAACCCAACACTTGTGTGTCCCTCACTCAAATTGACGGTCCTGTCAAAGTCAGCTGATGCAAAGTCGAGGTCGTTGGTCTATACCCAACCTAATCTCGAACTAGTCACTCGAGTCATCGAAAACTCAAGGAATTTCATCTTGTAAACCAAGCCGAGAtcaagatttcaaaaatgtgtATTCGACCAAAAATTATCTCAAGTTGTTGATGAAGGAAAAGTTTTGTTTTCCTCTCAAACATTTCGTATAACTTCTACAACTTCCAAAAAATATCGTCCTCCATGGAAAATCATCAGTTTTGTCCAATTGGCCTCATTCACCCATTGAATCATGCCGCCATTTTCCAGGAAAAACCCATGACCCCTGGTTCGAAACCGCGTTCCACAACGCCAAACCTTGTCGGGCCCGGTCAGGGACCAGTGACGCCCAAGATGGGTCCCAGCCAATACCCGCCCTACCCCATGGGAGTGAGGGCGCCCGAACACATGGGCGGCCCTTACAACAACGTAGTTCCTGCAGGTTACGGCCGTCCGCCCATGGCGTACGACGCCCATCCGCACACCAGAGCCCCAGCGATCACCAACGGCCTTGGAAGTATGGCTGGCGGCAAACCGTAAGTGGAACTTCAATTTGTTCACTAGTTAACCTCCAGTAGTCGAGATCTGGCGCTTATTTGAGCTCTCCAGTACCGCATAACTCAATCAATCGTTATACtgtactgatgagctcaaaaacCGACGGAACCGCCACTACTTTTGAGCTTAAGCTTCATTCGCTTGTTTCCAGGGCCTACTCCTTCCACATGAACGGCGAGGGACAGCTGCAACCAGTCCCATTTCCTGCTGACGCCTTACTAGGACCGGGAATTCCTAGGCACGCGAGGCAGATCAACACCCTGAACCACGGCGAGGTCGTGTGCGCCGTTACCATCTCGAATCCTACGAAATATGTATATACAGGTGGAAAGGGATGCGTGAAGGTCTGGGACATCAGTCAGCCGGCTTCGAAGAGTCCCGTGTCGCAATTGGATTGCTTGGTAGGTTTTCTCCATATTCAAAAGGTCGCTTTTTCCGAAAAATGAACGGAAACGTAGATGGCGCTGGCGTCGAAGTATCGCTAGGAGAAACTACGATGTTTATTTCGGTTatagtgggagcgcccaccaaagtagcgtagcgcTGACCGCTGACATGGCACacacatgacaaaggcgatgcataatttttagaTATGAACTGAGAACGACATATTTCAAGCAACTgacactcagatgtgcgatatctgaaaattatgcatcgcctttgtcatgtgtgtgccatgtcagtggtcagtgctacgctactttggtgggcgcacCCCCATAATCGTTAGCTATCGACAAGATTGTTTATATTAAATATTGTGCAACATTTTTATAGCCCATTCACTTTCACAAGGGCGGTCGaatcatttttggattttaaatcagcTCTTACATAAAAGTCGTAGTAATCATAGTCCATCCACTATTATTAAAGCAGTCGGTTGACCTTGTAAAGTTGGCACATCCCACTGTGTAGTACGAAAATGTTAGGTTATaaagcttgtcaaaatatttgcttcggaaaataaatgaattcgaaagtatgtgatgaacataaacGTTTATATGAGCTGAATGAAGGGATTCCTTATCTGGTTTTTTGCGTGGAAAGTACAACACATCAGTGTTTAATTacctatatttatttttgctatgaaagaaattcaaattattgacacataatatgcagatgCTTGAGAATAGTTAATGTTGGTTGAAGACGTTCATCCAAACAAtcatattttaaaaattttcactAGGGAGTTATTTTGGCTCTTGTTCAGATAAAATTTTGCATTCGTCCCCCATTTTGTATTTATAATCCACGGATTTCAGTTTTGAAAAGTATTAGTCCCATGTTATACCCCAAATTATCTTTTGCACGCAATGTGTTAGTACCGAAATgttaattttttaaataataattCGAAATTTCTCGTTgaagatattttatgaaaataaaatccCCGACTGCATCTTTTTggttctcccaatagaaggaaattctttgtcatcctcttcactcACAATCTTCccgaaatataagtcgttctaaattaaaattcaaaacagaAATCGCTGATATTTTTTCTTCGCGTCGTTTTGACATTAACTTCATCCCATGTGTGCCAACCTTAATCCGTTCTGGTTATAAAACATAAGAAAATTattctatggccaaccgactccttttatgaaagtgaatgaactGTAATGCATAAATGGCAGcatgagaaataaataaataaacagatGAATAAATAGTTTGCTTCCAACAGGGCAAGcccaattaaagaaaaaaaattaaagaaaaaaagaataatTCTACAAAATTGACATTAACATGGAAAAAATctgataataattgaaaaaaacaacAACAAGCATCAACAAAATCAAGCAGAGACTGCTCTGTATCGGCCATGGACATAGAAAATAGACTGGGCATTCCCTAATCAGCTTTACAGTAAATATGGCAGTCAAAAGAGACAACCCAAA
The window above is part of the Coccinella septempunctata chromosome 8, icCocSept1.1, whole genome shotgun sequence genome. Proteins encoded here:
- the LOC123318776 gene encoding protein groucho isoform X5 translates to MIANYGEMREGWYQGPPPQGGQIKFTIADTLERIKEEFNFLQAQYHTLKLECEKLASEKTEMQRHYVMYYEMSYGLNVEMHKQTEIAKRLNAIIAQVLPFLAQEHQQSVASAVERAKQVTMTELNAIIGQQIHAQQLPHGAHGPALPMGPHPGLPGMGPAGLLGFGGAAALGANVPSLPGVPHSSSLGAGAHPLLKPSDLHARDGVDKRPSSNNTEDRLNSVSPAEREKYRPRSSPDPEQDVKRRREEKLGHESDGEKSDQDLVVDVANEETSPHTNGDHAALSNSASDIRENGSTNGDKVKIERPPSRSGSSSSRSTPSLKVKDEKPMTPGSKPRSTTPNLVGPGQGPVTPKMGPSQYPPYPMGVRAPEHMGGPYNNVVPAGYGRPPMAYDAHPHTRAPAITNGLGSMAGGKPAYSFHMNGEGQLQPVPFPADALLGPGIPRHARQINTLNHGEVVCAVTISNPTKYVYTGGKGCVKVWDISQPASKSPVSQLDCLQRDNYIRSVKLLPDGRTLIVGGEASNLSIWDLASPTPRIKAELTSSAPACYALAISPDSKVCFSCCSDGNIAVWDLQNQTLVRQFQGHTDGASCIDISSDGTKLWTGGLDNTVRSWDLREGKQLQQHDFSSQIFSLGYCPMGGEWLAVGMENSHVEVLHANKPDKYQLHLHESCVLSLKFAACGKWFVSTGKDNLLNAWRTPYGASIFQSKESSSVLSCDISSDDKYIVTGSGDKKATVYEVIY
- the LOC123318776 gene encoding protein groucho isoform X1; translation: MIANYGEMREGWYQGPPPQGGQIKFTIADTLERIKEEFNFLQAQYHTLKLECEKLASEKTEMQRHYVMYYEMSYGLNVEMHKQTEIAKRLNAIIAQVLPFLAQEHQQSVASAVERAKQVTMTELNAIIGQQQQQGLQQLLQQIHAQQLPHGAHGPALPMGPHPGLPGMGPAGLLGFGGAAALGANVPSLPGVPHSSSLGAGAHPLLKPSDLHARDGVDKRPSSNNTEDRLNSVSPAEREKYRPRSSPDPEQDVKRRREEKLGHESDGEKSDQDLVVDVANEETSPHTNGDHAALSNSASDIRENGSTNGDKVKIERPPSRSGSSSSRSTPSLKVKDEKPMTPGSKPRSTTPNLVGPGQGPVTPKMGPSQYPPYPMGVRAPEHMGGPYNNVVPAGYGRPPMAYDAHPHTRAPAITNGLGSMAGGKPAYSFHMNGEGQLQPVPFPADALLGPGIPRHARQINTLNHGEVVCAVTISNPTKYVYTGGKGCVKVWDISQPASKSPVSQLDCLQRDNYIRSVKLLPDGRTLIVGGEASNLSIWDLASPTPRIKAELTSSAPACYALAISPDSKVCFSCCSDGNIAVWDLQNQTLVRQFQGHTDGASCIDISSDGTKLWTGGLDNTVRSWDLREGKQLQQHDFSSQIFSLGYCPMGGEWLAVGMENSHVEVLHANKPDKYQLHLHESCVLSLKFAACGKWFVSTGKDNLLNAWRTPYGASIFQSKESSSVLSCDISSDDKYIVTGSGDKKATVYEVIY
- the LOC123318776 gene encoding protein groucho isoform X4; protein product: MFKTGPPPQGGQIKFTIADTLERIKEEFNFLQAQYHTLKLECEKLASEKTEMQRHYVMYYEMSYGLNVEMHKQTEIAKRLNAIIAQVLPFLAQEHQQSVASAVERAKQVTMTELNAIIGQQQQQGLQQLLQQIHAQQLPHGAHGPALPMGPHPGLPGMGPAGLLGFGGAAALGANVPSLPGVPHSSSLGAGAHPLLKPSDLHARDGVDKRPSSNNTEDRLNSVSPAEREKYRPRSSPDPEQDVKRRREEKLGHESDGEKSDQDLVVDVANEETSPHTNGDHAALSNSASDIRENGSTNGDKVKIERPPSRSGSSSSRSTPSLKVKDEKPMTPGSKPRSTTPNLVGPGQGPVTPKMGPSQYPPYPMGVRAPEHMGGPYNNVVPAGYGRPPMAYDAHPHTRAPAITNGLGSMAGGKPAYSFHMNGEGQLQPVPFPADALLGPGIPRHARQINTLNHGEVVCAVTISNPTKYVYTGGKGCVKVWDISQPASKSPVSQLDCLQRDNYIRSVKLLPDGRTLIVGGEASNLSIWDLASPTPRIKAELTSSAPACYALAISPDSKVCFSCCSDGNIAVWDLQNQTLVRQFQGHTDGASCIDISSDGTKLWTGGLDNTVRSWDLREGKQLQQHDFSSQIFSLGYCPMGGEWLAVGMENSHVEVLHANKPDKYQLHLHESCVLSLKFAACGKWFVSTGKDNLLNAWRTPYGASIFQSKESSSVLSCDISSDDKYIVTGSGDKKATVYEVIY